One region of Faecalibacter bovis genomic DNA includes:
- a CDS encoding LIC_10190 family membrane protein, protein MLFIIISIFIYFIISFGFGSLINKYFQVNNLLSLKLLIGILFIGIISLISSIVIPLNINYEIVISLAGIILAIYYKFWKVEFKFNYSFIIPAVITCLIASMDSFIYDTYSYYLPTIRFLDDFGLLKGLGNFDFNLGQTSLWHIIQASTNNTIDLSYKLNAYLIIIYLIYIYENNLKKYIIFLPLFYLFVASPSPDLPIFVLSIITILNWIIYKNEDSIRYGLLLSAFLVLIKPIAFVLPIFFLIISLKNYNNYLKLYFIVGCLAILFFIKNIILTGNFTFPIGFGNISELPFSVPVELYRISTLEGRYILLDTENKIEFSEFLNWSSVQYYIYLFQIFKFPFLFTVF, encoded by the coding sequence ATGCTTTTTATAATTATATCAATTTTTATCTATTTTATTATTTCCTTTGGATTTGGAAGTTTGATAAATAAATATTTTCAAGTTAATAATCTTCTAAGTTTAAAATTATTAATTGGAATTCTATTTATCGGTATTATTTCTCTTATTAGTTCAATAGTCATACCATTAAATATAAATTATGAAATTGTTATTTCATTAGCTGGGATAATTTTAGCTATATATTATAAATTCTGGAAAGTAGAATTTAAATTTAATTATTCATTTATAATCCCCGCGGTAATAACTTGTCTTATCGCAAGTATGGATTCTTTTATATATGATACTTACTCTTATTATTTACCAACAATTAGATTTCTTGATGATTTTGGATTATTAAAAGGTTTAGGAAACTTTGATTTTAACTTAGGCCAAACTTCTTTATGGCATATAATTCAAGCATCTACAAATAATACAATTGATTTATCGTATAAATTGAATGCTTATTTGATAATAATTTATCTAATCTATATTTATGAAAATAATTTAAAAAAATATATAATTTTTCTACCTCTATTTTATTTATTTGTAGCCTCACCATCTCCTGATTTACCAATATTTGTATTATCAATAATTACTATCTTAAATTGGATTATTTATAAAAATGAAGATTCAATAAGATACGGATTATTGCTTAGTGCATTTTTGGTTTTAATAAAACCAATTGCTTTTGTTTTACCAATTTTCTTTTTAATAATTTCACTTAAAAATTATAACAATTATCTTAAATTATATTTTATAGTAGGTTGTCTAGCAATACTATTTTTTATTAAGAATATAATTTTAACAGGTAATTTTACTTTTCCTATTGGATTTGGAAATATAAGTGAACTTCCATTTTCTGTCCCTGTTGAATTGTATAGAATTTCAACTTTAGAAGGGCGTTATATTTTATTAGATACAGAAAATAAGATTGAGTTTTCAGAATTTTTAAATTGGTCTAGTGTACAATATTATATTTATCTTTTTCAAATTTTCAAATTTCCATTTTTATTTACTGTGTTTTAA
- a CDS encoding LIC_10190 family membrane protein has product MFFLLVTVIVQLFVIYSFSLLAKFKYNSNQLLSLELLKGLSIVGIISCIISFFLPLNITYEICLIISGILLFITHKAWLNFKKFKLNYKWMFSILMVLTLFVGSMNAFIYDTFLYYLPSIKWLDDYGLVKGLANFDFNLGQMSLWHILQASFNNTIDFTYKINVTLVVIFLIYLFETKQEKFSFFLPLFYFFIASPSTELPVFIFSVIVILNYLNIKNEDSIYLGIILAAILVLIKPLSIVLPFFFLFLIFKELKRFNYKVFLIIGSILLIFLSKNYYLTGNLFFPLKSGITNNIHSVSVEMYKLNDLLVRFLIISKSDINNLPAFDVYEKWTNLDYYKFLVQDFNISIKIYFTLILTTFIFTIYFIVKKNIDWVVLGILIFIKMVFLLNVSMQYRFVFDGLLLISCVFLYNKNFKLKLFLPIIILASFSFVFSKSLFSIKDENFVIRNRPSKYKFNQLILTKNRYTKGYKSNIFNFNTNVNITSDRSLDLRQPTIASKLLNHYLRQKSHPELINPNNIKSGFKMVQNREEDIKEIEKHLDQIRRYRKEHRNNNYPK; this is encoded by the coding sequence ATGTTTTTTTTACTTGTTACAGTAATAGTTCAATTGTTTGTAATTTATAGTTTTAGTTTACTTGCAAAATTTAAATATAATTCAAATCAACTACTAAGTTTAGAATTATTAAAAGGACTTAGCATTGTTGGTATAATCTCTTGTATAATTTCATTTTTTTTGCCATTAAATATCACTTATGAAATTTGTTTAATCATTTCGGGAATCTTGCTATTTATCACTCATAAAGCATGGCTAAATTTCAAAAAATTTAAGCTTAATTATAAGTGGATGTTTTCGATTTTAATGGTTCTTACGTTATTTGTAGGTAGTATGAATGCATTTATTTATGATACTTTTTTATATTATTTACCTTCTATTAAATGGCTTGACGATTATGGATTAGTGAAAGGATTAGCAAATTTTGATTTCAATTTAGGTCAAATGTCTTTGTGGCATATTTTACAAGCTTCTTTTAATAATACAATAGATTTTACATATAAAATTAATGTTACATTAGTTGTAATTTTTCTAATATATCTTTTCGAAACCAAGCAAGAGAAATTTAGTTTTTTCTTGCCTTTGTTTTATTTCTTCATAGCCTCACCATCTACAGAATTGCCGGTTTTTATTTTTTCTGTTATTGTAATATTAAATTATTTAAATATTAAAAATGAAGATTCTATATATCTTGGAATCATTTTAGCAGCAATATTGGTATTAATCAAGCCTTTATCAATAGTTTTACCTTTTTTCTTTCTCTTTTTAATTTTTAAAGAACTGAAAAGATTTAATTATAAAGTATTTTTAATCATAGGTTCGATTTTACTGATTTTCTTAAGTAAGAATTATTATTTGACTGGTAATTTGTTTTTTCCGTTAAAATCTGGGATCACAAATAATATACATTCAGTTTCTGTAGAGATGTATAAATTAAATGATTTATTGGTCAGATTTTTAATAATTTCTAAGTCTGATATAAATAATTTACCAGCTTTTGATGTATATGAAAAATGGACTAATTTAGATTATTATAAATTTCTTGTGCAAGATTTTAATATATCGATTAAGATTTATTTCACATTAATATTAACTACATTCATCTTTACAATATATTTTATAGTAAAAAAGAATATTGATTGGGTTGTTTTAGGAATATTAATATTTATAAAAATGGTTTTTTTATTAAATGTTAGTATGCAGTATCGATTTGTTTTTGACGGACTTTTACTAATTAGTTGTGTGTTTTTATATAATAAAAACTTTAAGCTTAAACTTTTTTTGCCAATAATTATTTTAGCATCTTTTAGTTTCGTTTTTTCAAAAAGTTTATTTAGTATAAAAGATGAAAATTTTGTAATTCGTAATAGACCCTCTAAATATAAATTTAATCAATTAATCCTTACAAAAAATCGTTATACTAAAGGGTATAAGAGCAATATTTTTAATTTTAATACAAATGTAAATATTACAAGTGATCGTAGCTTAGACTTAAGACAACCTACGATTGCTAGTAAATTATTAAATCATTACTTACGTCAAAAATCACATCCTGAATTAATTAATCCAAATAATATTAAATCTGGTTTTAAAATGGTTCAAAACCGTGAGGAAGATATTAAAGAAATTGAAAAACATTTAGATCAAATTAGACGTTATAGAAAAGAACACAGAAATAATAATTATCCTAAATAA
- a CDS encoding valine--tRNA ligase yields the protein MEIASKYTPTEVEGKWYQYWMEKKYFKSTPDERKAYTIVIPPPNVTGVLHMGHMLNNTIQDVLIRRARMRGFNACWVPGTDHASIATEAKVVAKLKEEGVSKFDIGREEFLNHAWDWTHKHGGIILDQLKKLGASCDWDRTKFTMDPDLSESVQRVFIDLYNKGLIYRGYRMVNWDPEAKTNISDEEVVYKEKNGKLYHLKYQVVGSDKYIVVATTRPETIFGDTAVCINPNDERYEWLKGQKVIVPLVGREVNIIEDEYVDLEFGTGCLKVTPAHDTNDYELGKKHNLEFIDIFTDEAKLNDYGLNYAGMDRFKARKEVEKELEEKGLLEKVEDYKNNVGTSERTGAVIEPKISNQWFLKMTDLAKPALDNVMNDTIKFHPAKFKNTYRNWMENVTDWNISRQLWWGHQIPAFFYGDGNEDFVVALTKEEALPLAQEKSGNVALTIEDLRQDEDALDTWFSSWLWPISVFDGINNPENEEIKYYYPTQDLVTGPDIIFFWVARMIVAGYEFKGQLPFENVYFTGIVRDKQGRKMSKSLGNSPDPIDLMNEYGADATRMGMLLTAPAGNDLPFDVDLCLQGRNFANKIWNAFRLIKGFEINEELEQTSAQAKAVNWFENKFQQALADIEHNYDQYRLSDSLMAIYKLIWDDFCSWYLEAIKPTFSEPIDRKTYDATIGYLENVLKVLHPFMPFLTEEIWHLIADRTEDEALIISEYPTVTSFDETIIKAFENTKEATTAIRGLRSEKGMSPKEALEVFADENAANEIFVDVFSKLGNVSNFNTGDKPEKGFGFRVGTLEFMIPMSDNIDVEAEREKLQKELEYNQGFLNSVRKKLSNEKFVAGAPEQVINAERKKEADALAKIAQIEEQLASL from the coding sequence ATGGAAATCGCATCGAAATATACGCCGACAGAGGTTGAAGGAAAATGGTACCAGTACTGGATGGAGAAAAAATACTTTAAATCTACACCAGACGAGAGAAAAGCTTACACAATTGTAATTCCACCACCAAACGTCACTGGCGTCTTACACATGGGGCACATGCTGAACAATACGATTCAAGACGTATTGATTCGTCGTGCACGTATGCGTGGATTCAATGCATGTTGGGTTCCTGGAACTGACCACGCTTCAATTGCAACAGAGGCGAAAGTCGTTGCTAAATTAAAAGAAGAGGGTGTTTCTAAATTTGATATCGGTCGTGAAGAATTTTTAAATCACGCTTGGGATTGGACTCACAAACACGGTGGAATCATCTTAGATCAATTAAAAAAATTAGGAGCTTCTTGTGATTGGGATCGTACAAAATTCACGATGGATCCAGATTTATCTGAATCAGTTCAACGTGTATTTATTGATTTATACAACAAAGGATTAATTTATCGTGGTTACCGTATGGTAAACTGGGATCCTGAAGCGAAAACAAATATTTCTGATGAAGAGGTTGTTTACAAAGAGAAAAACGGAAAATTATACCACTTAAAATACCAAGTAGTAGGTTCTGATAAATATATCGTTGTTGCAACAACTCGCCCAGAAACAATTTTTGGGGATACTGCTGTTTGTATCAATCCAAACGATGAGCGTTACGAATGGTTAAAAGGACAAAAAGTAATTGTTCCTTTAGTTGGTCGTGAAGTAAACATCATCGAAGATGAGTATGTTGATTTAGAATTCGGAACTGGATGTTTAAAAGTAACTCCAGCTCACGATACAAATGACTACGAATTAGGAAAAAAACATAACTTAGAATTCATTGATATTTTTACGGATGAGGCGAAATTAAACGATTACGGATTAAACTATGCCGGAATGGATCGTTTCAAAGCACGTAAAGAGGTTGAAAAAGAATTAGAAGAAAAAGGTTTACTTGAAAAAGTAGAAGATTATAAAAATAATGTAGGAACATCTGAAAGAACAGGAGCGGTTATCGAGCCTAAAATCTCGAACCAATGGTTCTTAAAAATGACAGATTTAGCTAAACCTGCATTAGACAATGTTATGAACGATACAATTAAATTTCACCCAGCGAAATTTAAAAACACATATCGTAACTGGATGGAAAATGTTACAGATTGGAACATTTCTCGTCAATTATGGTGGGGACACCAAATTCCGGCATTCTTTTATGGTGATGGAAACGAAGATTTCGTTGTTGCATTAACAAAAGAAGAAGCGTTACCATTAGCACAAGAGAAATCAGGAAATGTTGCATTAACAATCGAAGATTTACGTCAAGATGAAGATGCATTAGATACGTGGTTCTCTTCTTGGTTATGGCCAATTTCAGTTTTTGATGGAATCAATAATCCAGAGAACGAAGAAATCAAATATTACTATCCAACTCAGGATTTAGTAACGGGTCCAGACATTATTTTCTTCTGGGTTGCGCGTATGATTGTAGCTGGGTATGAGTTTAAAGGACAATTACCTTTCGAGAATGTATATTTCACAGGTATCGTTCGTGACAAGCAAGGACGCAAAATGTCTAAGTCTTTAGGAAACTCCCCAGATCCAATTGATTTAATGAACGAGTACGGAGCTGATGCAACACGTATGGGAATGTTATTAACTGCACCAGCAGGAAATGACTTACCATTTGATGTAGATTTATGTTTACAAGGGCGTAATTTCGCAAATAAAATTTGGAATGCTTTCCGTTTAATCAAAGGTTTTGAGATTAATGAAGAATTAGAACAAACTTCTGCGCAAGCAAAAGCAGTAAACTGGTTCGAGAATAAATTCCAACAAGCTTTAGCTGATATCGAGCACAACTACGATCAATACCGTTTATCAGATTCGTTAATGGCGATCTATAAATTAATTTGGGATGATTTCTGTTCTTGGTATTTAGAAGCGATTAAACCTACATTTAGTGAGCCAATCGATCGTAAAACATATGATGCAACAATCGGTTACTTAGAAAATGTATTAAAAGTGTTACATCCATTTATGCCTTTCTTAACAGAGGAAATTTGGCACTTAATTGCTGATCGTACAGAAGATGAAGCTTTAATTATTTCTGAATATCCAACAGTTACTTCTTTCGACGAAACAATTATCAAAGCTTTCGAAAATACGAAAGAAGCGACAACTGCTATTCGTGGATTACGTTCAGAAAAAGGAATGTCTCCAAAAGAAGCATTAGAAGTTTTCGCAGACGAAAATGCAGCGAACGAAATTTTTGTTGATGTATTCTCTAAATTAGGAAACGTTTCTAACTTTAATACAGGTGATAAACCTGAAAAAGGTTTCGGTTTCCGTGTGGGTACGTTAGAGTTTATGATTCCAATGTCAGATAATATCGATGTTGAAGCTGAACGCGAAAAATTACAAAAAGAATTAGAATACAACCAAGGATTCTTAAATTCAGTTCGTAAAAAATTATCTAACGAAAAATTTGTTGCTGGTGCACCAGAACAGGTAATTAATGCAGAACGTAAAAAAGAAGCTGATGCTTTAGCTAAAATTGCACAAATCGAAGAGCAATTAGCTTCATTATAA
- a CDS encoding LysE family transporter, giving the protein MHNLPITMDYIQLLLIGIFTAIIGSSIPGLLNMTVVKIGKQEGYKSAYTFMVGTAITITLQVYIAIFLAKFINFNEEVTKIFREIGLLVFVLITIYFLFFAQKRDNKKKKKKMEQIGEVKQKNKFIYGLILAALNIFPIPFYVFLSATLVSYKISVFGQPNSSIFSLGVAIGSMIIFGLYLKFFSKKSEDNSFILKNINYIIGGITSVVSLLTTYQVFFK; this is encoded by the coding sequence TTGCACAACTTACCAATTACCATGGATTATATTCAACTTTTATTAATCGGAATCTTCACTGCAATCATAGGATCTTCAATCCCTGGTTTGTTAAATATGACTGTTGTTAAAATTGGCAAACAAGAAGGTTATAAAAGTGCTTATACATTTATGGTTGGCACAGCTATCACGATTACATTGCAAGTTTATATCGCGATTTTCTTAGCAAAATTCATCAATTTTAATGAAGAAGTGACCAAAATCTTCAGAGAAATAGGATTGTTAGTTTTTGTTCTTATCACGATTTATTTTTTGTTTTTTGCACAAAAACGTGACAATAAAAAGAAGAAGAAAAAAATGGAACAAATAGGAGAGGTGAAGCAAAAAAATAAATTTATTTATGGTTTAATTTTAGCAGCTTTAAATATTTTCCCTATTCCATTTTATGTGTTCTTAAGCGCAACATTAGTTTCGTATAAAATATCAGTATTTGGTCAACCTAATAGTTCAATTTTTTCTTTAGGAGTTGCAATCGGTTCAATGATAATTTTTGGTTTATACCTGAAGTTTTTCAGTAAAAAATCAGAAGATAACTCATTTATCTTAAAGAACATAAACTACATCATCGGAGGAATTACTTCAGTAGTTTCTTTATTAACGACTTATCAAGTTTTTTTCAAATAA